Proteins from one Streptosporangium becharense genomic window:
- a CDS encoding BTAD domain-containing putative transcriptional regulator: MRFGILGTTKAWRGDASEVPLGGPARRALLTLLLARAGETVTADGLVDDLYGAGSSDGAAHALRSQVSRLRRALGPEVTIEAVPAGYRIAADPDDVDAHRFERLADEGRLALRDGDAARAASLLRQALGLWRGSALADAADAGSVRGRIIRLEERRLGAVEDRIEADLRRGEHPAVVPELRELVARHPLRERLHGLLMRALQAAGLRAEALAAFEETRRLLAAELGTDPSAELAAIHRGLLRGERPFEPPRPPAQLTSFVGRAQDMARVSELLGTSRLVTLLGPGGAGKTRLAIEVAARRSGVCFVELAALRDGRQLPQTLLGSLGIREGGLLTTPPAAPGETPSVARLIAALAERPPLLLVLDNCEHVVDATATLAEELLAGCPRLRILVTSREPLGITGEHLWPVRPLTPSHAARLFADRASAVRAGFTMDDPGAGTGVGTGPGTDAEAVRRICHALDGLPLAIELAAARMRTYDAPELAARLDDRFRLLSRGSRTADPRHRTLRAVVAWSWDLLSGAEQVMARRLAVFSGGATAEAARRVCGVAEAEELLESLADKSLLEVSGRRYRMLDTIRAYCAEQLDAAGETRAMRHAHAGHFLRLAQTADPLLRRAGQLEWLETLTAEHDNLHTALRWAVEAEETALALELLASLSSYLWMRGMRTSVTAQAAGLLEAIGDGPPRELQDEYVLCVLATAAGEAGRDAWERHRATAESIITGPGGPHRHPMITFLWPMINSSAEDPHVTLSVLARGQAGSDPWERAVVHLMWGYPQLAHGDLAWAEHEFTSAVDAFRSLGDRWGTALALDALAGLANLRGDHRRAIALTGEAIALAERLGAIEDVSDLLCGRGDHRVRAALAGGGPAGTGLVEARADYERAAKIARRAGAPTCLAGALRGLGDLARLAGDLAGARRLYEQALDRLEKHWIRSAEHWAGALCGLGMVTEASGDLPGARALHHRAAEVMARMGLIAENARVAGALAGIALREGDARTAARLLGAAGTLRGVHVEDDPAVSRTAAGARAALGDAGYEAAHREGARLSRQDALRLTGVPESVIRMSPINSVTGRELAARRTVRG, translated from the coding sequence ATGCGGTTCGGGATTCTGGGCACCACGAAGGCATGGCGCGGCGACGCAAGCGAGGTGCCTCTCGGAGGCCCGGCCCGGCGCGCGCTGCTGACCCTGCTGCTCGCCCGCGCCGGCGAGACGGTGACGGCCGACGGCCTGGTCGACGACCTGTACGGTGCGGGGTCATCGGACGGGGCCGCGCACGCCCTGCGTTCGCAGGTGTCCCGGCTCCGCCGGGCCCTGGGGCCGGAGGTCACGATCGAGGCCGTCCCGGCGGGCTACCGGATCGCGGCCGATCCCGACGACGTCGACGCCCACCGTTTCGAACGACTGGCGGACGAGGGGCGGCTGGCCCTGCGGGACGGGGACGCCGCGCGGGCGGCCTCGCTCCTGCGCCAGGCCCTCGGCCTGTGGCGGGGGTCCGCGCTCGCCGACGCCGCGGACGCCGGATCCGTCCGGGGGCGGATCATCCGGCTGGAGGAGCGAAGGCTCGGTGCCGTGGAGGACCGGATCGAAGCCGACCTCCGGCGGGGCGAACATCCGGCCGTCGTCCCCGAGCTGCGGGAGCTGGTCGCCCGCCACCCCCTCCGGGAGAGGCTTCACGGCCTGTTGATGCGCGCTCTGCAGGCGGCCGGCCTGCGGGCTGAGGCACTGGCCGCGTTCGAGGAGACACGCCGGCTCCTGGCCGCGGAGCTCGGGACGGATCCCTCCGCCGAGCTCGCGGCCATACACCGGGGCCTGCTCCGGGGTGAGCGGCCGTTCGAGCCGCCCAGGCCGCCCGCACAGCTGACGAGCTTCGTAGGCCGCGCGCAGGACATGGCCCGGGTCTCCGAGCTGCTCGGGACCTCGCGGCTGGTCACCCTGCTCGGTCCCGGAGGCGCGGGCAAGACCCGGCTGGCGATCGAGGTCGCGGCTCGCCGCTCCGGTGTCTGCTTCGTCGAGCTGGCGGCGTTGCGCGACGGACGGCAGCTACCGCAGACCCTGCTGGGGTCGCTCGGAATCCGAGAGGGAGGGCTGCTCACCACGCCGCCCGCCGCACCGGGCGAGACGCCGTCCGTGGCACGCCTGATCGCCGCACTGGCCGAGCGTCCACCGCTGCTGCTCGTCCTGGACAACTGCGAGCATGTCGTCGATGCCACGGCGACCCTGGCGGAGGAACTGCTCGCCGGCTGCCCGCGGCTGCGCATCCTGGTGACGAGCCGGGAACCACTCGGCATCACCGGGGAGCACCTGTGGCCGGTCCGGCCTCTCACGCCCTCGCACGCCGCGCGCCTGTTCGCCGACCGGGCCTCGGCCGTGCGAGCGGGCTTCACCATGGACGACCCCGGTGCGGGCACGGGCGTCGGCACGGGCCCCGGCACCGATGCCGAGGCCGTGCGGCGGATCTGCCACGCCCTCGACGGTCTGCCGCTGGCCATCGAACTGGCCGCGGCGCGGATGCGCACGTACGACGCGCCGGAACTCGCCGCCCGCCTGGACGACCGCTTCCGCCTGTTGTCACGCGGCAGCCGTACGGCCGATCCCAGGCACCGGACGCTGCGCGCGGTCGTGGCGTGGAGCTGGGATCTGCTGTCCGGGGCCGAGCAGGTGATGGCCAGGCGCCTGGCGGTCTTCTCCGGCGGCGCGACCGCCGAGGCCGCGAGGCGCGTCTGCGGTGTCGCCGAGGCCGAGGAACTGCTGGAGTCGCTCGCCGACAAGTCGCTGCTGGAGGTCTCGGGCAGGCGCTACCGAATGCTCGACACGATCCGCGCCTACTGCGCCGAACAACTGGACGCGGCCGGGGAGACCCGGGCGATGCGGCACGCGCACGCCGGGCACTTCCTACGCCTGGCGCAAACCGCCGACCCCCTCCTGCGCCGCGCCGGGCAGCTGGAGTGGCTGGAGACCCTCACCGCGGAGCACGACAACCTCCACACCGCCCTGCGCTGGGCCGTCGAGGCCGAGGAGACCGCGCTCGCGCTCGAACTGCTCGCCTCACTGTCGTCGTACCTGTGGATGCGCGGCATGCGCACCTCGGTGACGGCACAGGCGGCCGGACTGCTGGAGGCGATCGGTGACGGCCCGCCGCGGGAGCTCCAGGACGAGTACGTGCTCTGCGTGCTGGCGACGGCGGCCGGCGAGGCGGGACGGGACGCCTGGGAACGTCACCGGGCGACGGCCGAGTCGATCATCACCGGGCCCGGCGGGCCGCACCGTCATCCGATGATCACTTTCCTCTGGCCGATGATCAACTCCAGCGCGGAGGACCCGCACGTCACGCTCTCGGTGCTGGCCCGCGGACAGGCCGGATCCGACCCGTGGGAGAGGGCCGTCGTCCACCTGATGTGGGGGTATCCGCAGCTCGCCCACGGAGACCTCGCGTGGGCCGAGCACGAGTTCACCTCGGCCGTCGACGCCTTCCGGTCCCTGGGCGACCGGTGGGGGACGGCACTGGCCCTGGACGCGCTGGCAGGGCTGGCGAACCTGCGCGGCGACCATCGCAGGGCGATCGCCCTGACCGGCGAGGCGATCGCCCTCGCCGAGCGGCTCGGCGCGATCGAGGACGTCTCCGACCTGCTCTGCGGCCGGGGGGACCACCGCGTCCGCGCCGCGCTCGCCGGAGGCGGGCCGGCGGGCACCGGTCTCGTGGAGGCACGCGCCGACTACGAGAGGGCCGCGAAGATCGCCCGGCGCGCGGGCGCCCCCACGTGTCTCGCCGGGGCGCTGCGCGGCCTCGGTGATCTCGCACGGCTGGCGGGTGACCTCGCCGGGGCCCGCCGACTGTACGAACAGGCACTCGACCGGCTCGAAAAACACTGGATCAGGAGCGCGGAGCACTGGGCGGGCGCGCTCTGCGGGCTGGGCATGGTCACCGAGGCATCGGGCGACCTCCCCGGCGCCCGGGCCCTGCACCACCGGGCCGCGGAGGTCATGGCACGGATGGGACTGATCGCCGAAAACGCCCGGGTGGCGGGGGCGCTGGCGGGGATCGCACTGCGGGAGGGTGACGCCCGGACGGCGGCCCGGCTGCTCGGCGCGGCCGGCACCCTGCGCGGAGTCCACGTCGAGGACGACCCCGCGGTCTCCAGGACGGCGGCCGGCGCGCGGGCGGCTCTGGGCGACGCCGGGTACGAGGCCGCCCACCGCGAAGGCGCGCGGCTGTCCCGGCAGGACGCGCTCCGGCTGACCGGTGTGCCCGAGTCCGTCATCCGGATGTCGCCGATCAACTCCGTCACCGGCCGTGAGCTGGCCGCCCGCCGGACCGTCCGCGGCTGA
- a CDS encoding FAD-dependent monooxygenase encodes MDITRPLKNKNILISGAGVAGPALAYWLHRHGFAPTVLERAAALRDGGYAVDFRGEAHLTVLDRMGVLADVRREQTHMGVMWYVDGTGRRIASMPADVYSGDLEILRGDLVRILHAKTADRVEYVFDDSITSIAEEEDGVRVTFERSAPRRFDLVVGADGVHSNVRALAFGPERRFLREMGLHCAIFTTPNLLGLDRTGHIHNTPGRAVAVYSARRNTEARAMFYFTSPVPDHDRHDTGLQRKILAEAFAGAGWETSRLLEAMWEAPDFYFDSIGQVHVDGWSRGRTVLLGDAACCASPLSGMGTGLAMVGAYVLAGELAAAAGDHRVGFARYEEAMRGYARGCQRSADGVGAWMVPGNRFMTWFVHRSHRLLPYMPGKGLIARNIRKTANAITLKDYGL; translated from the coding sequence ATGGACATCACACGACCGCTCAAGAACAAGAACATCCTGATCTCCGGGGCGGGGGTCGCCGGTCCGGCGCTGGCCTACTGGCTGCACCGCCACGGCTTCGCCCCGACGGTGCTGGAACGGGCAGCCGCGCTCCGCGACGGCGGCTACGCCGTCGACTTCCGGGGCGAGGCGCACCTCACCGTGCTCGACCGGATGGGGGTTCTGGCCGACGTCCGACGTGAGCAGACGCACATGGGCGTCATGTGGTACGTCGACGGCACGGGCAGGAGGATCGCGAGCATGCCCGCCGACGTCTACAGCGGCGACCTTGAGATCCTCCGCGGTGACCTGGTCCGGATCCTCCACGCGAAGACCGCGGACCGCGTGGAGTACGTCTTCGACGACTCCATCACCTCCATCGCCGAGGAGGAGGACGGCGTCCGGGTCACCTTCGAGCGGAGCGCACCGCGCAGGTTCGACCTGGTCGTGGGGGCCGACGGAGTGCACTCCAACGTCCGGGCACTGGCGTTCGGGCCGGAGCGGCGGTTCCTGCGGGAGATGGGCCTGCACTGTGCGATCTTCACCACCCCCAACCTTCTCGGCCTCGACCGCACCGGGCACATCCACAACACACCGGGCAGGGCCGTCGCCGTCTACAGCGCCCGGCGGAACACCGAGGCCCGGGCGATGTTCTACTTCACCTCCCCTGTGCCGGACCACGACCGCCATGACACCGGCCTGCAGAGGAAGATCCTCGCCGAAGCGTTCGCCGGTGCCGGCTGGGAGACCTCCCGCCTGCTGGAGGCGATGTGGGAGGCGCCGGACTTCTACTTCGACTCGATCGGCCAAGTCCACGTGGACGGCTGGTCAAGGGGTCGGACGGTGCTGCTCGGCGACGCCGCCTGCTGCGCCTCGCCGCTGTCGGGCATGGGCACCGGCCTGGCCATGGTCGGGGCCTATGTGCTGGCCGGTGAGCTGGCGGCCGCCGCCGGCGACCACCGCGTGGGTTTCGCGCGCTATGAGGAGGCCATGCGCGGCTACGCCAGGGGGTGCCAGCGGTCGGCCGACGGGGTGGGTGCGTGGATGGTGCCCGGCAACCGGTTCATGACGTGGTTCGTGCACCGGAGCCATCGGCTGCTGCCGTACATGCCGGGGAAGGGGTTGATCGCCAGGAACATCCGGAAGACGGCGAACGCCATCACCCTGAAGGACTACGGGCTCTGA
- a CDS encoding DUF2252 domain-containing protein: MTIDGRSAHILDILITEFGDSMRRDPAAFRRKFRKMAASPFAFYRGSACLFYSDMTGAFADDAFLDDRTSRVWIHGDLHAENFGTYMNASGVLVFNVNDFDEAYVGPYIWDLKRFAASVALIGYAKALSDEVITGLVTEFARCYLAELTGISHGGDDAIGSLTLETTTGVLHRVLQLARLNTRVALLDVETTVENFDRRFALMEGRYPIDEETRKAVEAAFADYLTTLPAVSPVEHRIKDFALRTGVGIGSAGLPSYNMLLEGHTQALENDVILYMKQAQVPAVARYITDDKVRAYFKHQGHRTAESQRALQAYADPWLGYTTLNGVGQLVAEVSPYSADLDWGDVNEPDELASVIRDLGRAVARMHSVADDESSHDLVDFSTEDAIVAVIDGDADGFVRTLVDFAHAYGARARADHGLFVDLFRNGRLPL; the protein is encoded by the coding sequence ATGACCATCGATGGGCGCTCAGCGCACATTCTCGACATCCTGATCACCGAGTTCGGCGACTCCATGCGGCGCGACCCCGCCGCCTTCCGGCGCAAGTTCCGGAAGATGGCCGCCTCCCCCTTCGCCTTCTACCGCGGCAGCGCCTGCCTGTTCTACTCCGACATGACCGGCGCGTTCGCCGACGACGCCTTCCTGGACGACCGGACCAGTCGGGTGTGGATACACGGTGACCTGCACGCCGAGAACTTCGGCACCTACATGAACGCCTCGGGTGTCCTGGTGTTCAACGTCAACGACTTCGACGAGGCGTACGTCGGCCCCTACATCTGGGATCTCAAGCGGTTCGCGGCCAGCGTCGCGCTCATCGGGTACGCCAAGGCGCTGTCGGACGAGGTCATCACCGGCCTGGTGACCGAGTTCGCCCGCTGCTACCTCGCCGAACTGACCGGCATCTCCCACGGCGGGGACGACGCGATCGGCTCGCTGACCCTGGAGACGACGACCGGGGTGCTCCACCGGGTGCTCCAGCTGGCCCGGTTGAACACGCGGGTCGCGCTGCTGGACGTGGAGACCACGGTGGAGAACTTCGACCGCCGCTTCGCCCTGATGGAGGGCCGCTACCCCATCGACGAGGAGACCCGCAAGGCCGTCGAGGCCGCGTTCGCCGACTACCTGACGACCCTGCCCGCGGTCTCGCCGGTCGAGCACCGCATCAAGGACTTCGCGCTCCGTACCGGCGTCGGCATCGGCTCGGCCGGGCTGCCGTCGTACAACATGCTGCTGGAGGGCCACACGCAGGCCCTGGAGAACGACGTCATCCTCTACATGAAGCAGGCCCAGGTGCCCGCGGTGGCGCGGTACATCACCGACGACAAGGTGCGCGCCTACTTCAAGCACCAGGGGCACCGCACCGCGGAGTCGCAGCGGGCACTGCAGGCGTACGCCGACCCCTGGCTCGGTTACACGACGCTCAACGGCGTGGGGCAGCTGGTCGCCGAGGTCTCCCCCTACTCCGCGGACCTCGACTGGGGCGACGTCAACGAGCCGGACGAGCTGGCCTCGGTCATCCGCGACCTGGGCCGCGCCGTGGCCCGCATGCACTCGGTGGCCGACGACGAATCGAGCCATGACCTGGTCGACTTCTCCACCGAGGACGCGATCGTGGCGGTGATCGACGGTGACGCCGACGGTTTCGTCCGGACGCTCGTCGACTTCGCCCACGCCTACGGCGCCCGGGCCCGTGCCGACCACGGCCTCTTCGTCGACCTGTTCCGCAACGGCCGCCTGCCCCTCTGA
- a CDS encoding SDR family oxidoreductase, whose product MTLFSVEGKTVVVTGGSRGIGRMIAAGFVDAGATVYISSRKADEVAKTAAELGCTAVPADLSTGEGVSALVEAVSARESRLDVLVNNAGATWGAPLEEFPEHAFDKLWGINVKGVFYLTQRFLPLLRAAASPESPARVINIGSVDGIRVPAMENYAYSAAKAAVHMLTRHLAQRLAKESITVNAIAPGPFPSKMMAFALDDPSARAVVASHVPLGRIGSPEDMAGTAIFLASRAGAYLTGTVIPVDGGITAQS is encoded by the coding sequence ATGACTCTGTTCTCGGTGGAAGGCAAGACCGTCGTCGTCACGGGCGGCTCCCGGGGGATCGGCCGGATGATCGCGGCCGGGTTCGTCGACGCGGGCGCCACGGTGTACATCTCCTCTCGCAAGGCGGACGAGGTCGCCAAGACCGCCGCCGAGCTCGGATGCACCGCCGTACCGGCCGACCTGTCCACCGGCGAGGGCGTGTCCGCGCTGGTCGAGGCGGTCTCCGCGCGCGAGTCCCGGCTGGACGTGCTGGTCAACAACGCCGGGGCAACCTGGGGGGCACCGCTTGAGGAGTTCCCCGAGCACGCCTTCGACAAGCTCTGGGGGATCAACGTCAAGGGCGTCTTCTACCTGACCCAGCGTTTCCTGCCCCTGCTCCGCGCCGCCGCGAGCCCCGAGTCTCCGGCCAGGGTGATCAACATCGGGTCCGTGGACGGCATCCGGGTGCCGGCGATGGAGAACTACGCCTACTCGGCGGCCAAGGCGGCCGTGCACATGCTCACCCGTCACCTGGCCCAGCGGCTCGCCAAGGAGTCGATCACGGTCAACGCCATCGCGCCGGGGCCGTTCCCGTCGAAGATGATGGCCTTCGCCCTCGACGACCCGTCGGCGCGCGCGGTGGTCGCCTCCCACGTGCCGCTGGGCAGGATCGGCAGCCCCGAGGACATGGCGGGGACCGCCATCTTCCTGGCGTCACGGGCCGGCGCCTACCTGACCGGGACGGTCATCCCGGTGGACGGCGGCATCACCGCCCAGAGCTGA
- a CDS encoding M14 family zinc carboxypeptidase → MLKRFRVVAPAVLAVAVALPAGVAHAVPTPVAPPAGACDPTGTPPAHHGGVPTPKSVLGFDLGEREVTAAESDTLLTAIDRASDRVVSGTLATSAEGRPLKYAIVGTPRNIRNLRAIETSIKLLRNPLTPAPAARALARTTPAILWVAGNVHGGEESGTDAALKTLYELAGRDDCAAGRILGNAVVVILPTQNPDGREADTRRNAYAFDMNRDWFARTQPETDGKIELMRRYPPQLFIDAHEMGGTEYFFPPNADPIYHDIAEPAVDWINDTYGSAMIGEFTRRGIPFFNRDVYDMFYMGYGDTVPTAGFNAAGMTFEKGNASPIAARTFEQWLTQWVSLSAAAARKTEILTTWHGMYAEAFRQGIEGRLEPNKVYNPGNEVITQVPGRPVRHYFLRADDPAKKAETDLVVRRLQRMDVQVFTLTKPLTVRDFKPYGRPEAKTTLPRGTYWIPLAQGQKHWVQAMLNEDTYTPFPYFYDVTAWSLPLLGNVSGGSSGRVLLPAATPVKPVDAPSARLSTSRVIGVLQMAGPERNANESTGWLRHRLDRDWRLPYRVLTPADVAAGKLAGLDVLLVPDGPATAADAGLGEAGRAALRGWVGGGGRYVGWAGGARLAALAGISGVTLAEPVSDVPGSLFRVTVDEGPLGAGVGPDVMQFYAYDLVMRAADPSHVVAAYPAADSPDWFLSGFALGAEELGGTAAVVDEPVGAGHTVLFAAEPNFRAFTDGTAKILANAITADLPSARARAATPAPGAARAAAAVPDREAPIRVTVAAVERDRAAAVLNGFGATWTEQGATGGAVRFVVANPGGLDPHEHPWAAKLPGALRTAGVSPLAVVLPR, encoded by the coding sequence ATGCTGAAGCGTTTCAGGGTCGTGGCGCCGGCCGTCCTGGCCGTCGCCGTCGCCCTTCCCGCCGGGGTCGCGCACGCGGTTCCCACCCCGGTCGCACCCCCCGCAGGCGCCTGTGACCCCACCGGGACTCCCCCCGCCCACCACGGCGGGGTGCCCACCCCCAAGAGCGTTCTCGGCTTCGACCTCGGCGAGCGCGAGGTGACCGCCGCCGAGTCCGACACCCTGCTGACCGCGATCGACCGGGCCAGCGACCGGGTCGTCTCCGGCACCCTGGCCACGAGCGCCGAGGGACGGCCGCTGAAGTACGCGATCGTCGGCACCCCGCGCAACATCCGCAACCTGCGCGCGATCGAGACCTCGATCAAGCTGCTGCGCAACCCGCTCACCCCGGCCCCCGCCGCCAGAGCCCTGGCCAGGACGACGCCCGCGATCCTCTGGGTCGCCGGGAACGTCCACGGCGGTGAGGAGAGCGGCACCGACGCGGCGCTGAAGACCCTCTACGAGCTGGCCGGGCGTGACGACTGCGCCGCCGGCCGGATCCTCGGCAACGCCGTGGTGGTGATCCTGCCGACGCAGAACCCCGACGGCCGCGAGGCCGACACCCGGCGCAACGCCTACGCCTTCGACATGAACCGCGACTGGTTCGCCCGCACCCAGCCGGAGACCGACGGCAAGATCGAGCTGATGCGCAGGTATCCGCCGCAGCTCTTCATCGACGCCCACGAGATGGGCGGCACCGAGTACTTCTTCCCGCCGAACGCCGACCCGATCTACCACGACATCGCCGAACCGGCGGTCGACTGGATCAACGACACCTACGGCTCCGCGATGATCGGGGAGTTCACCCGGCGCGGCATCCCGTTCTTCAACCGCGACGTCTACGACATGTTCTACATGGGGTACGGCGACACGGTCCCCACGGCCGGCTTCAACGCGGCGGGCATGACCTTCGAGAAGGGCAACGCCTCGCCGATCGCCGCCCGGACCTTCGAGCAGTGGCTCACCCAGTGGGTCTCGCTCTCGGCCGCCGCCGCCAGGAAGACCGAGATCCTCACCACCTGGCACGGCATGTACGCCGAAGCGTTCAGACAGGGCATCGAGGGCCGCCTGGAGCCGAACAAGGTCTACAACCCGGGCAACGAGGTCATCACCCAGGTGCCCGGCCGCCCGGTGCGCCACTATTTCCTGCGGGCCGACGACCCGGCCAAGAAGGCCGAGACCGACCTGGTGGTGCGACGCCTGCAACGCATGGACGTCCAGGTCTTCACGCTGACGAAACCGCTGACGGTGCGGGACTTCAAGCCGTACGGCAGGCCGGAGGCGAAGACCACCCTGCCCAGGGGCACCTACTGGATCCCGCTGGCCCAGGGGCAGAAGCACTGGGTGCAGGCCATGCTGAACGAGGACACCTACACGCCGTTCCCCTACTTCTACGACGTGACCGCCTGGAGCCTGCCGTTGCTGGGCAACGTCTCCGGCGGCTCCTCCGGCCGGGTGCTGCTGCCCGCCGCGACCCCGGTCAAACCGGTGGACGCCCCCTCGGCCCGCCTGTCCACCTCGCGCGTGATCGGCGTCCTGCAGATGGCGGGCCCGGAGCGGAACGCCAACGAGTCCACCGGCTGGCTCCGGCACCGCCTGGACCGCGACTGGAGGCTGCCCTACCGGGTGCTCACCCCGGCCGACGTCGCCGCGGGGAAGCTGGCCGGGCTGGACGTGCTGCTCGTGCCGGACGGTCCGGCCACGGCGGCGGACGCCGGCCTCGGCGAGGCGGGCCGCGCCGCGCTGCGCGGCTGGGTCGGCGGCGGCGGGCGTTACGTCGGCTGGGCGGGCGGCGCCCGGCTGGCCGCGCTCGCCGGGATCTCCGGTGTGACACTCGCCGAACCGGTCTCGGACGTGCCCGGCTCGCTGTTCCGCGTGACCGTGGACGAAGGGCCGCTGGGTGCGGGCGTCGGGCCGGACGTGATGCAGTTCTATGCCTACGACCTGGTGATGCGGGCCGCGGACCCGTCGCACGTGGTGGCCGCCTACCCGGCGGCGGACTCGCCGGACTGGTTCCTGTCCGGGTTCGCGCTGGGTGCCGAGGAACTCGGCGGGACGGCGGCGGTGGTGGATGAGCCGGTGGGCGCCGGTCACACGGTGCTGTTCGCCGCCGAGCCGAACTTCCGGGCCTTCACCGACGGCACCGCGAAGATCCTCGCCAACGCGATCACCGCCGACCTGCCCTCCGCTCGTGCGCGGGCCGCCACCCCGGCTCCCGGGGCGGCCCGCGCGGCGGCGGCCGTCCCGGACCGGGAGGCACCGATCCGGGTCACGGTCGCGGCCGTCGAGCGCGACCGGGCCGCCGCGGTGCTGAACGGCTTCGGCGCCACCTGGACCGAGCAGGGCGCCACCGGTGGCGCGGTCCGCTTCGTCGTGGCCAACCCCGGCGGCCTCGACCCGCACGAACATCCCTGGGCCGCGAAGCTGCCGGGTGCGCTCCGCACCGCCGGGGTCTCCCCGCTCGCGGTGGTGCTGCCCCGCTGA
- a CDS encoding ATP-grasp domain-containing protein translates to MAISAAYVTAADPKGFDDEKELAVAAWAEAGITGHITRWDDPAVDWAAFDAVVVRTPWDYVTRRAEFLTWAREVEAVTRLLNPAGVLERNTDKTYLRDLPVPSIPTFWVAPGEAADVPSLDEYVVKPSVSAGARDTIRTADRDEALAHAARLAAEGRTAMVQPYLDMVEIEGETSLIYFGGRFSHAVRRHPMLAGAAAAPDWENGRGTLRTPDADQVALAERALAEFPGVLYARVDLVRLADGSPALIELELTEPYLFLRYAPGAATALARALAEAL, encoded by the coding sequence GTGGCGATCTCTGCCGCATATGTGACGGCCGCCGACCCGAAGGGCTTCGACGACGAGAAGGAACTCGCCGTCGCGGCCTGGGCCGAAGCCGGGATCACCGGGCACATCACGCGCTGGGACGACCCGGCGGTCGACTGGGCGGCCTTCGACGCCGTCGTGGTCCGCACACCGTGGGACTACGTGACGCGGCGGGCGGAGTTCCTGACCTGGGCCCGCGAGGTGGAGGCCGTCACCCGGCTGCTCAACCCGGCCGGCGTGCTGGAGCGCAACACCGACAAGACCTACCTGCGCGATCTGCCGGTGCCGTCCATCCCCACCTTCTGGGTCGCCCCCGGCGAGGCCGCGGACGTCCCGTCCCTCGACGAGTACGTGGTCAAGCCGTCGGTGTCCGCGGGAGCGCGCGACACGATCAGGACCGCCGACCGGGACGAGGCCCTGGCGCACGCGGCGCGACTGGCCGCGGAGGGCCGCACCGCGATGGTCCAGCCCTACCTGGACATGGTCGAGATCGAGGGGGAGACCTCCCTGATCTACTTCGGCGGCCGGTTCAGCCACGCCGTGCGGCGCCACCCGATGCTGGCCGGCGCCGCCGCGGCGCCGGACTGGGAGAACGGCCGGGGCACGCTCCGCACCCCGGACGCCGACCAGGTCGCCCTGGCCGAGCGGGCGCTCGCCGAGTTCCCCGGCGTGCTGTACGCCCGCGTCGACCTGGTCCGCCTCGCCGACGGCAGCCCGGCCCTCATCGAGCTGGAACTGACCGAGCCCTACCTGTTCCTGCGCTACGCGCCCGGCGCGGCGACCGCCCTGGCCCGCGCGCTGGCCGAGGCGCTCTGA
- a CDS encoding AraC family transcriptional regulator, producing MVRWKAAEPATCWPQGLLGVLEYVAARGGAAEVAQVERAVGFTRATLAARTDRIPIETYYAGVEAAAQALRAPHFGLDYIDAVEPAELETVGFLAAASETVGEAFGKIMRFHRFMTTGDVFTMDRGPTTATFTLTAWGPPRPAHALVTEMYVADTVTLIERMAGAPVTVRGMRLRHRPADPAQFAARVGFAPETWADRNEWTIDADALDAPMPRPDRALSEFLEGLLLPRARPYLDPASTAGTGGHSPGTLDQVRAVIERELHDGPPTVAQTARGLGLSPRTLQRRLADASTTYGELLDMIRRDVAARCARAGRSLEETAMLCGYADLSSFHRARRRWRAGGTAG from the coding sequence ATGGTGCGCTGGAAAGCGGCGGAGCCGGCTACCTGCTGGCCTCAGGGGCTGCTCGGCGTGCTGGAGTATGTCGCCGCCCGGGGCGGCGCGGCCGAGGTCGCCCAGGTGGAGCGCGCGGTCGGGTTCACCCGCGCCACCCTGGCCGCACGCACCGACCGCATCCCGATCGAGACGTACTACGCCGGGGTCGAGGCGGCGGCCCAGGCGCTGCGCGCGCCGCATTTCGGCCTCGACTACATCGACGCCGTGGAGCCCGCGGAGCTGGAGACCGTCGGATTCCTCGCCGCGGCGAGCGAGACCGTCGGCGAGGCGTTCGGCAAGATCATGCGGTTTCACCGGTTCATGACCACTGGTGACGTCTTCACCATGGACCGCGGTCCCACGACGGCCACCTTCACTCTGACCGCCTGGGGTCCGCCGCGGCCGGCGCACGCCCTCGTGACCGAGATGTACGTCGCCGACACCGTCACCCTGATCGAGCGGATGGCCGGCGCTCCGGTGACGGTACGCGGCATGCGGCTACGGCACCGTCCCGCCGATCCGGCGCAGTTCGCCGCCCGGGTGGGGTTCGCCCCCGAGACCTGGGCCGACCGCAACGAATGGACGATCGACGCGGACGCGCTCGACGCGCCGATGCCCCGGCCGGATCGGGCGCTGTCGGAGTTCCTGGAGGGGCTCCTGCTGCCACGGGCCCGGCCGTATCTGGACCCGGCGTCCACGGCGGGGACGGGCGGGCACTCCCCCGGCACCCTCGACCAGGTGCGCGCCGTCATCGAACGGGAGCTGCACGACGGCCCGCCGACCGTCGCGCAGACCGCCCGCGGGCTCGGGTTGTCCCCCCGGACGCTGCAGAGGCGCCTGGCCGACGCCTCGACGACCTACGGCGAACTGCTCGACATGATCCGCCGGGATGTCGCGGCGCGCTGCGCGCGGGCCGGCCGGTCGCTGGAGGAGACGGCCATGCTCTGCGGATACGCCGATCTGTCGTCGTTCCACCGGGCCCGCCGCCGCTGGCGGGCCGGAGGGACCGCCGGCTGA